The Halichoerus grypus chromosome 15, mHalGry1.hap1.1, whole genome shotgun sequence genome includes a window with the following:
- the FKRP gene encoding ribitol 5-phosphate transferase FKRP has product MRLTRCQAALAAAITLNLLVLFYVSWLQHQPRNSRARGPRRGAAAGPRVTVLVREFEAFDNAVPELVDSFLQQDAAQPVVVAADTLPYPPLALPRVPNVRLALLQPALDRPAAASRPETYVATEFVALVPDGARAEAPGQLERMVEVLRAGGARLVAAPVASANPARCLALNVSLREWTARYGPAPSAPRCDALDGDAVVLLRARDLFNLSAPLARPVGTGLFLQTALRGWAVQLLELPFGAARQPPLATAHARWKAEREGRARRAALLRSLGIRLVSGDGGRLEWFGCSKESPRCFGTVVGDTPAYLYEERWTPPCCLRALRETARYVVGVLEAAGVRYWLEGGSLLGAARHGDIIPWDYDVDLGIYLEDVGNCEQLRGAEAGSVVDERGFVWEKAVEGDFFRVQYSESNHLHVDLWPFYPRNGVMTKDTWLDHRQDVEFPEHFLQPLVPLSFAGFVAQAPNNYRRFLELKFGPGVIENPEYPNPALLSLAGSG; this is encoded by the coding sequence ATGCGTCTCACCCGTTGCCAGGCTGCCCTGGCAGCTGCCATCACGCTCAACCTCCTGGTCCTCTTCTATGTCTCATGGCTGCAGCACCAGCCCAGGAACTCCCGGGCCCGGGGTCCCCGCCGTGGAGCTGCTGCCGGCCCCCGCGTCACCGTCCTGGTGCGGGAGTTCGAGGCCTTTGACAACGCGGTGCCTGAGCTGGTGGACTCCTTCTTGCAACAGGACGCAGCCCAGCCCGTGGTGGTGGCCGCCGACACGCTCCCCTACccgcccctggccctgccccgcGTTCCCAACGTTCGCCTGGCGCTGCTCCAGCCCGCCCTGGACCGGCCCGCCGCGGCCTCGCGCCCCGAGACCTATGTGGCCACCGAGTTCGTGGCCCTGGTGCCCGACGGGGCGAGGGCCGAGGCCCCGGGCCAGCTGGAGCGCATGGTGGAGGTGCTCCGGGCGGGCGGGGCACGCCTGGTGGCCGCCCCCGTCGCCTCGGCCAACCCCGCCCGGTGCCTGGCCCTGAACGTCAGCCTGCGGGAGTGGACGGCCCGCTACGGCCCCGCGCCCTCCGCGCCCCGCTGCGACGCCCTGGACGGCGACGCCGTGGTGCTCCTGCGCGCCCGCGACCTCTTCAACCTGTCGGCGCCGCTGGCCCGGCCGGTGGGCACCGGCCTCTTCCTGCAGACGGCCCTGCGCGGCTGGGCGGTGCAGCTGCTGGAGCTGCCGTTCGGCGCGGCGCGCCAGCCCCCCCTGGCCACGGCCCACGCGCGCTGGAAGGCGGAGCGCGAGGGGCGCGCGCGGCGGGCAGCGCTGCTGCGCTCGCTGGGCATCCGCCTGGTGAGCGGGGACGGCGGGCGCCTCGAGTGGTTCGGTTGCAGCAAGGAGAGCCCGCGCTGCTTCGGGACGGTGGTGGGCGACACGCCGGCCTACCTCTACGAGGAGCGCTGGACGCCCCCGTGCTGCCTGCGCGCGCTGCGCGAGACCGCCCGCTACGTGGTGGGCGTGCTGGAGGCGGCGGGCGTGCGCTACTGGCTGGAGGGCGGCTCGCTGCTCGGGGCCGCCCGCCACGGGGACATCATCCCGTGGGACTACGACGTGGACCTGGGCATCTACCTGGAGGACGTGGGCAACTGCGAGCAGCTGCGGGGGGCCGAGGCGGGCTCGGTGGTGGACGAGCGCGGCTTCGTGTGGGAGAAGGCCGTAGAGGGCGACTTCTTCCGCGTGCAGTACAGCGAGAGCAACCACCTGCACGTGGACCTGTGGCCTTTCTACCCCCGCAACGGAGTCATGACCAAGGACACGTGGCTGGACCACCGGCAGGATGTCGAATTCCCCGAACACTTCCTGCAGCCTCTCGTGCCCCTGTCCTTCGCTGGCTTCGTGGCGCAGGCGCCTAACAACTACCGTCGCTTCCTGGAGCTCAAGTTCGGCCCCGGGGTCATCGAGAACCCCGAGTACCCCAACCCGGCACTCCTGAGTTTGGCGGGAAGCGGCTGA
- the SLC1A5 gene encoding neutral amino acid transporter B(0) produces the protein MVADPPRGDPKAEPTANGAPTLVPIEDPGATGGGCGGSRDRVRRCLRANLLVLLTVVAVVAGVALGLGVSGAGGALALGPARLAAFAFPGELLLRLLKMIILPLVVCSLIGGAASLDSSALGRLGAWALLFFLVTTLLASALGVGLALALRPGAAFAAINASVGTSGAAEEAPSKEVLDSFLDLVRNIFPSNLVSAAFRSYSTSYENRWINGTKVKVPIGDEVESMNILGLVVFAIVFGVALRKLGPEGELLIRFFNSFNDATMVLVSWIMWYAPVGILFLVAGKIVEMEDVGMLFASLGKYILCCLLGHAIHGLLVLPLIYFLFTRKNPYRFLWGIMTALATAFGTSSSSATLPLMMKCVEERNGVSKHISRFILPIGATVNMDGAALFQCVAAVFIAQLNQRSLDFVKIITILVTATASSVGAAGIPAGGVLTLAIILEAVNLPVRDISLILAVDWLVDRSCTVLNVEGDAFGAGLLQNYVDRSELQSSVPELIQVKSEMPLSPLPIPTEEGNPLLKRCPGPAGDADPCEKESVM, from the exons ATGGTGGCCGATCCGCCTCGGGGAGACCCCAAGGCTGAGCCCACCGCGAACGGTGCCCCGACGCTGGTCCCTATAGAGGACCCCGGCGCAACAGGAGGCGGATGCGGCGGTTCCCGGGACCGGGTGCGCCGCTGCCTTCGCGCCAACCTGCTGGTGCTGCTCACCGTGGTGGCCGTCGTGGCAGGCGTGGCGCTGGGTCTGGGGGTCTCGGGGGCCGGCGGCGCGCTAGCTCTGGGCCCCGCGCGCCTGGCGGCCTTCGCCTTCCCCGGCGAGCTGCTGCTGCGCCTGCTGAAAATGATCATCTTGCCGCTGGTGGTGTGCAGCCTGATCGGCGGCGCCGCCAGCCTGGACTCGAGCGCGCTCGGCCGCCTGGGCGCCTGGGCGCTGCTCTTCTTCCTGGTCACCACGCTGCTGGCGTCCGCGCTCGGCGTGGGCTTGGCGCTGGCCCTGCGGCCGGGCGCCGCCTTCGCCGCCATCAACGCCTCGGTCGGGACCTCGGGCGCCGCGGAAGAGGCCCCCAGCAAGGAAGTCCTCGATTCGTTCCTGGATCTTGTGAG AAATATCTTCCCCTCCAACCTGGTGTCTGCGGCCTTCCGCTCA TACAGTACCTCCTATGAAAACAGATGGATCAATGGAACCAAGGTGAAg GTGCCCATTGGCGATGAGGTGGAGAGTATGAACATCCTGGGCCTGGTGGTATTTGCCATTGTCTTTGGTGTGGCCCTGCGGAAGCTGGGGCCTGAGGGAGAGCTGCTCATCCGCTTCTTCAACTCCTTTAATGACGCCACCATGGTGCTGGTCTCCTGGATCATGTg GTATGCCCCCGTGGGCATCTTGTTCCTGGTGGCTGGCAAGATCGTGGAGATGGAGGACGTGGGGATGCTCTTCGCCAGTCTCGGCAAATACATCCTGTGTTGTCTGCTGGGCCATGCCATCCATGGGCTCCTGGTGCTGCCTCTCATCTATTTCCTCTTCACCCGCAAAAACCCCTACCGCTTCTTGTGGGGCATCATGACAGCGCTGGCCACTGCCTTTGGGACCTCTTCTAG CTCCGCTACGCTGCCCCTAATGATGAAGTGCGTGGAGGAGAGGAATGGCGTCAGCAAGCACATCAGCCGCTTCATCTTACCCATCGGTGCCACGGTCAACATGGATGGTGCGGCGCTCTTCCAGTGTGTGGCCGCGGTGTTCATTGCACAGCTCAACCAGCGATCCCTGGACTTTGTGAAGATCATCACCATCCT GGTCACCGCCACGGCGTCCAGTGTGGGTGCCGCGGGCATTCCCGCCGGAGGCGTCCTCACCCTGGCCATCATCCTGGAGGCAGTCAACCTGCCGGTTCGGGACATCTCCTTGATCCTGGCTGTGGACTGGCTGGT GGACCGGTCCTGTACCGTCCTCAACGTGGAAGGTGATGCCTTTGGGGCGGGACTCCTCCAAAATTACGTGGATCGCTCAGAGTTGCAGAGCTCGGTGCCAGAGTTGATCCAAGTGAAGAGCGAGATGCCCCTGTctcccctgcccatccccaccgAGGAGGGGAACCCCCTCCTCAAACGCTGTCCCGGACCTGCGGGGGATGCGGACCCCTGCGAGAAGGAATCAGTTATGTAA